Proteins encoded within one genomic window of Scomber japonicus isolate fScoJap1 chromosome 16, fScoJap1.pri, whole genome shotgun sequence:
- the LOC128375370 gene encoding transcription factor Sp3-like isoform X2, producing the protein MASADVDSSQSEFLQPGGAAETQTTDMSAIQLTGSDRWEVLTPVSTGKEDQGVVHIPNSGIVTSNGQYVLPIGNLPSQPIYVTASGNDGSANGVSGIQYQVIPQIQNADGTLAGFSTQGLDDGTGQIQLLQDNGHGSIGISCATSTSTDLLTQVGQVQSIQGVPLGGGSAYTSTVPVGLPGNITFVPINSVDLESLGLTGAQTVPIATGVTAEGQLIMSGQTLESQNQDASKQQLVTVSDASNNQELYVPTTSSSSNSSQLPETIDGTGVLTQATAVSAGVSDPSSSENYNSHNHLQQIQPILQLAGDSQAQVAQVAQGQDMNAAGQTLQSVQLVNPGTFLIQAQTVTATGQIQWQTFQVQGVQSLQGLQLPQGQGQAQQLTLAPVQALPLGQTGQVSLPNLQTVTVNSVSQAGVQYTQGDDASSPAGIQIKEEPDSEEWPLGGDSTLNTSDLNNLRVQMGDDDMETPSGEGKRLRRVACTCPNCKESGGRGSGMGKKKQHICHIAGCGKVYGKTSHLRAHLRWHSGERPFVCNWMFCGKRFTRSDELQRHRRTHTGEKKFVCTECSKRFMRSDHLAKHIKTHQNKKGGVPSSTSPPTDTVITADGTTLILQSATTHDLVGNQEIPLQLVTVAPSEVME; encoded by the exons ATGGCGTCCGCGGACGTGGACAGCAGTCAAAGCGAGTTTCTGCAGCCCGGCGGCGCAGCGGAAACACAG ACAACAGACATGTCAGCCATACAACTGACAGGCTCAGACCGATGGGAGGTGCTAACTCCTGTCTCCACTGGGAAGGAGGATCAAGGAGTCGTTCACATTCCAAACTCGGGGATCGTCACGTCCAACGGGCAGTACGTGCTTCCTATTGGGAATCTTCCCAGCCAGCCCATCTACGTTACAGCGTCTGGGAATGACGGCTCGGCTAACGGCGTGTCAGGCATTCAGTATCag GTTATCCCCCAAATCCAAAATGCAGACGGGACACTTGCAGGATTCTCGACACAGGGGTTGGATGACGGCACAGGGCAGATCCAGCTCCTACAAGACAACGGCCATGGCAGCATCGGCATCAGCTGCGCCACGTCAACGTCCACAGACCTCCTGACGCAGGTGGGGCAAGTGCAGTCGATTCAAGGCGTTCCGCTGGGTGGGGGTTCGGCGTACACCAGCACGGTACCCGTAGGGCTGCCCGGCAACATAACATTCGTCCCCATAAACAGTGTGGATCTAGAGTCGCTCGGGTTGACGGGAGCGCAGACAGTCCCCATTGCAACGGGGGTGACAGCGGAAGGTCAGCTGATCATGAGCGGTCAGACACTGGAGAGTCAGAACCAGGACGccagcaaacagcagctggtGACGGTGAGCGACGCCAGCAACAACCAAGAGCTTTACGTGCCaaccacctcttcttcctccaactcctccCAGCTTCCCGAGACCATCGACGGCACGGGGGTTCTGACCCAAGCCACAGCGGTGTCTGCAGGCGTGTCCGACCCTTCCTCCTCGGAGAACTACAACTCCCACAACCACCTGCAGCAAATCCAG CCCATCCTGCAGCTGGCTGGGGACAGTCAGGCCCAGGTAGCCCAGGTGGCTCAAGGCCAGGACATGAACGCAGCAGGTCAGACTCTACAGAGCGTACAGCTGGTCAACCCAGGTACCTTCCTCATCCAGGCCCAAACCGTCACCGCTACGGGGCAGATCCAGTGGCAGACTTTCCAG GTTCAGGGTGTCCAGTCACTCCAAGGCCTCCAGTTGCCCCAAGGGCAGGGCCAGGCCCAGCAACTGACCCTAGCCCCGGTTCAGGCCCTCCCTCTGGGTCAGACGGGTCAGGTTAGCCTACCCAACCTCCAGACGGTAACGGTGAACTCCGTGTCACAAGCCGGAGTTCAGTACACGCAGGGGGACGACGCGAGCAGTCCAGCTG GTATCCAGATAAAGGAGGAGCCGGACTCTGAGGAGTGGCCGTTGGGTGGAGACTCAACGCTGAACACCAGCGACCTGAACAACCTGCGGGTTCAGATGGGAGACGATGACATGGAGACGCCGAGCGGTGAAGGCAAGAGGCTCCGCAGAGTAGCCTGCACCTGCCCCAACTGCAAAGAGTCTGGAGGAAG AGGGTCGGGCATggggaagaagaagcagcataTCTGCCACATCGCCGGCTGCGGGAAGGTCTACGGGAAGACGTCCCACCTCCGAGCTCACCTGCGCTGGCACAGCGGAGAGAGACCTTTCGTCTGCAACTGGATGTTCTGCGGCAAGAGGTTCACCAGGAGCGACGAGCTGCAGAGACACcggagaacacacacag GAGAGAAGAAGTTCGTGTGCACAGAGTGCTCCAAGAGGTTCATGCGGAGCGACCACCTGGCCAAGCACATAAAGACTCACCAGAATAAAAAAGGCGGCGTTCCCTCCTCCACGTCTCCGCCCACCGACACCGTCATCACCGCAGACGGTACCACACTCATTCTCCAGAGCGCCACCACTCACGACCTCGTAGGCAATCAGGAGATACCTTTGCAGCTGGTCACTGTGGCGCCCAGCGAGGTCATGGAATGA
- the LOC128375370 gene encoding transcription factor Sp3-like isoform X3, whose translation MSAIQLTGSDRWEVLTPVSTGKEDQGVVHIPNSGIVTSNGQYVLPIGNLPSQPIYVTASGNDGSANGVSGIQYQVIPQIQNADGTLAGFSTQGLDDGTGQIQLLQDNGHGSIGISCATSTSTDLLTQVGQVQSIQGVPLGGGSAYTSTVPVGLPGNITFVPINSVDLESLGLTGAQTVPIATGVTAEGQLIMSGQTLESQNQDASKQQLVTVSDASNNQELYVPTTSSSSNSSQLPETIDGTGVLTQATAVSAGVSDPSSSENYNSHNHLQQIQVSSSNATTISQPILQLAGDSQAQVAQVAQGQDMNAAGQTLQSVQLVNPGTFLIQAQTVTATGQIQWQTFQVQGVQSLQGLQLPQGQGQAQQLTLAPVQALPLGQTGQVSLPNLQTVTVNSVSQAGVQYTQGDDASSPAGIQIKEEPDSEEWPLGGDSTLNTSDLNNLRVQMGDDDMETPSGEGKRLRRVACTCPNCKESGGRGSGMGKKKQHICHIAGCGKVYGKTSHLRAHLRWHSGERPFVCNWMFCGKRFTRSDELQRHRRTHTGEKKFVCTECSKRFMRSDHLAKHIKTHQNKKGGVPSSTSPPTDTVITADGTTLILQSATTHDLVGNQEIPLQLVTVAPSEVME comes from the exons ATGTCAGCCATACAACTGACAGGCTCAGACCGATGGGAGGTGCTAACTCCTGTCTCCACTGGGAAGGAGGATCAAGGAGTCGTTCACATTCCAAACTCGGGGATCGTCACGTCCAACGGGCAGTACGTGCTTCCTATTGGGAATCTTCCCAGCCAGCCCATCTACGTTACAGCGTCTGGGAATGACGGCTCGGCTAACGGCGTGTCAGGCATTCAGTATCag GTTATCCCCCAAATCCAAAATGCAGACGGGACACTTGCAGGATTCTCGACACAGGGGTTGGATGACGGCACAGGGCAGATCCAGCTCCTACAAGACAACGGCCATGGCAGCATCGGCATCAGCTGCGCCACGTCAACGTCCACAGACCTCCTGACGCAGGTGGGGCAAGTGCAGTCGATTCAAGGCGTTCCGCTGGGTGGGGGTTCGGCGTACACCAGCACGGTACCCGTAGGGCTGCCCGGCAACATAACATTCGTCCCCATAAACAGTGTGGATCTAGAGTCGCTCGGGTTGACGGGAGCGCAGACAGTCCCCATTGCAACGGGGGTGACAGCGGAAGGTCAGCTGATCATGAGCGGTCAGACACTGGAGAGTCAGAACCAGGACGccagcaaacagcagctggtGACGGTGAGCGACGCCAGCAACAACCAAGAGCTTTACGTGCCaaccacctcttcttcctccaactcctccCAGCTTCCCGAGACCATCGACGGCACGGGGGTTCTGACCCAAGCCACAGCGGTGTCTGCAGGCGTGTCCGACCCTTCCTCCTCGGAGAACTACAACTCCCACAACCACCTGCAGCAAATCCAG GTGTCATCCTCTAATGCTACCACTATCTCACAGCCCATCCTGCAGCTGGCTGGGGACAGTCAGGCCCAGGTAGCCCAGGTGGCTCAAGGCCAGGACATGAACGCAGCAGGTCAGACTCTACAGAGCGTACAGCTGGTCAACCCAGGTACCTTCCTCATCCAGGCCCAAACCGTCACCGCTACGGGGCAGATCCAGTGGCAGACTTTCCAG GTTCAGGGTGTCCAGTCACTCCAAGGCCTCCAGTTGCCCCAAGGGCAGGGCCAGGCCCAGCAACTGACCCTAGCCCCGGTTCAGGCCCTCCCTCTGGGTCAGACGGGTCAGGTTAGCCTACCCAACCTCCAGACGGTAACGGTGAACTCCGTGTCACAAGCCGGAGTTCAGTACACGCAGGGGGACGACGCGAGCAGTCCAGCTG GTATCCAGATAAAGGAGGAGCCGGACTCTGAGGAGTGGCCGTTGGGTGGAGACTCAACGCTGAACACCAGCGACCTGAACAACCTGCGGGTTCAGATGGGAGACGATGACATGGAGACGCCGAGCGGTGAAGGCAAGAGGCTCCGCAGAGTAGCCTGCACCTGCCCCAACTGCAAAGAGTCTGGAGGAAG AGGGTCGGGCATggggaagaagaagcagcataTCTGCCACATCGCCGGCTGCGGGAAGGTCTACGGGAAGACGTCCCACCTCCGAGCTCACCTGCGCTGGCACAGCGGAGAGAGACCTTTCGTCTGCAACTGGATGTTCTGCGGCAAGAGGTTCACCAGGAGCGACGAGCTGCAGAGACACcggagaacacacacag GAGAGAAGAAGTTCGTGTGCACAGAGTGCTCCAAGAGGTTCATGCGGAGCGACCACCTGGCCAAGCACATAAAGACTCACCAGAATAAAAAAGGCGGCGTTCCCTCCTCCACGTCTCCGCCCACCGACACCGTCATCACCGCAGACGGTACCACACTCATTCTCCAGAGCGCCACCACTCACGACCTCGTAGGCAATCAGGAGATACCTTTGCAGCTGGTCACTGTGGCGCCCAGCGAGGTCATGGAATGA
- the LOC128375370 gene encoding transcription factor Sp3-like isoform X1 — MASADVDSSQSEFLQPGGAAETQTTDMSAIQLTGSDRWEVLTPVSTGKEDQGVVHIPNSGIVTSNGQYVLPIGNLPSQPIYVTASGNDGSANGVSGIQYQVIPQIQNADGTLAGFSTQGLDDGTGQIQLLQDNGHGSIGISCATSTSTDLLTQVGQVQSIQGVPLGGGSAYTSTVPVGLPGNITFVPINSVDLESLGLTGAQTVPIATGVTAEGQLIMSGQTLESQNQDASKQQLVTVSDASNNQELYVPTTSSSSNSSQLPETIDGTGVLTQATAVSAGVSDPSSSENYNSHNHLQQIQVSSSNATTISQPILQLAGDSQAQVAQVAQGQDMNAAGQTLQSVQLVNPGTFLIQAQTVTATGQIQWQTFQVQGVQSLQGLQLPQGQGQAQQLTLAPVQALPLGQTGQVSLPNLQTVTVNSVSQAGVQYTQGDDASSPAGIQIKEEPDSEEWPLGGDSTLNTSDLNNLRVQMGDDDMETPSGEGKRLRRVACTCPNCKESGGRGSGMGKKKQHICHIAGCGKVYGKTSHLRAHLRWHSGERPFVCNWMFCGKRFTRSDELQRHRRTHTGEKKFVCTECSKRFMRSDHLAKHIKTHQNKKGGVPSSTSPPTDTVITADGTTLILQSATTHDLVGNQEIPLQLVTVAPSEVME, encoded by the exons ATGGCGTCCGCGGACGTGGACAGCAGTCAAAGCGAGTTTCTGCAGCCCGGCGGCGCAGCGGAAACACAG ACAACAGACATGTCAGCCATACAACTGACAGGCTCAGACCGATGGGAGGTGCTAACTCCTGTCTCCACTGGGAAGGAGGATCAAGGAGTCGTTCACATTCCAAACTCGGGGATCGTCACGTCCAACGGGCAGTACGTGCTTCCTATTGGGAATCTTCCCAGCCAGCCCATCTACGTTACAGCGTCTGGGAATGACGGCTCGGCTAACGGCGTGTCAGGCATTCAGTATCag GTTATCCCCCAAATCCAAAATGCAGACGGGACACTTGCAGGATTCTCGACACAGGGGTTGGATGACGGCACAGGGCAGATCCAGCTCCTACAAGACAACGGCCATGGCAGCATCGGCATCAGCTGCGCCACGTCAACGTCCACAGACCTCCTGACGCAGGTGGGGCAAGTGCAGTCGATTCAAGGCGTTCCGCTGGGTGGGGGTTCGGCGTACACCAGCACGGTACCCGTAGGGCTGCCCGGCAACATAACATTCGTCCCCATAAACAGTGTGGATCTAGAGTCGCTCGGGTTGACGGGAGCGCAGACAGTCCCCATTGCAACGGGGGTGACAGCGGAAGGTCAGCTGATCATGAGCGGTCAGACACTGGAGAGTCAGAACCAGGACGccagcaaacagcagctggtGACGGTGAGCGACGCCAGCAACAACCAAGAGCTTTACGTGCCaaccacctcttcttcctccaactcctccCAGCTTCCCGAGACCATCGACGGCACGGGGGTTCTGACCCAAGCCACAGCGGTGTCTGCAGGCGTGTCCGACCCTTCCTCCTCGGAGAACTACAACTCCCACAACCACCTGCAGCAAATCCAG GTGTCATCCTCTAATGCTACCACTATCTCACAGCCCATCCTGCAGCTGGCTGGGGACAGTCAGGCCCAGGTAGCCCAGGTGGCTCAAGGCCAGGACATGAACGCAGCAGGTCAGACTCTACAGAGCGTACAGCTGGTCAACCCAGGTACCTTCCTCATCCAGGCCCAAACCGTCACCGCTACGGGGCAGATCCAGTGGCAGACTTTCCAG GTTCAGGGTGTCCAGTCACTCCAAGGCCTCCAGTTGCCCCAAGGGCAGGGCCAGGCCCAGCAACTGACCCTAGCCCCGGTTCAGGCCCTCCCTCTGGGTCAGACGGGTCAGGTTAGCCTACCCAACCTCCAGACGGTAACGGTGAACTCCGTGTCACAAGCCGGAGTTCAGTACACGCAGGGGGACGACGCGAGCAGTCCAGCTG GTATCCAGATAAAGGAGGAGCCGGACTCTGAGGAGTGGCCGTTGGGTGGAGACTCAACGCTGAACACCAGCGACCTGAACAACCTGCGGGTTCAGATGGGAGACGATGACATGGAGACGCCGAGCGGTGAAGGCAAGAGGCTCCGCAGAGTAGCCTGCACCTGCCCCAACTGCAAAGAGTCTGGAGGAAG AGGGTCGGGCATggggaagaagaagcagcataTCTGCCACATCGCCGGCTGCGGGAAGGTCTACGGGAAGACGTCCCACCTCCGAGCTCACCTGCGCTGGCACAGCGGAGAGAGACCTTTCGTCTGCAACTGGATGTTCTGCGGCAAGAGGTTCACCAGGAGCGACGAGCTGCAGAGACACcggagaacacacacag GAGAGAAGAAGTTCGTGTGCACAGAGTGCTCCAAGAGGTTCATGCGGAGCGACCACCTGGCCAAGCACATAAAGACTCACCAGAATAAAAAAGGCGGCGTTCCCTCCTCCACGTCTCCGCCCACCGACACCGTCATCACCGCAGACGGTACCACACTCATTCTCCAGAGCGCCACCACTCACGACCTCGTAGGCAATCAGGAGATACCTTTGCAGCTGGTCACTGTGGCGCCCAGCGAGGTCATGGAATGA